A window of Ipomoea triloba cultivar NCNSP0323 chromosome 2, ASM357664v1 contains these coding sequences:
- the LOC116009909 gene encoding probable protein phosphatase 2C 33 yields the protein MGSCLSSESRSPLQSPTSAVGRKRKNSKKRPGSRNSSFDYRKEEQLHRIPGRRFLSGSNDVAALFTQQGKKGPNQDAMIVWENFGSRTDTVFCGVFDGHGPYGHMVAKRVRDSLPLKLSAIWEVNTKGEDVLIEINLNSAMNSESASLLSTDEVPMASIDVEETHKQPDIFLTLKDSFLKAFKIMDRELRTTSIDCFCSGTTAVTLVKQGQDLIIGNVGDSRAVMGTRDKDNSLTAVQLTVDLKPSIPAEAERIRKCKGRVFALRDEPEIARVWLPNTDSPGLAMARAFGDFCLKDFGLISVPEVSYRRLTERDEFIILATDGIWDVLSNDEVVEIVASAPARSSAAKVLVERAVRAWRTKYPTSKVDDCAVVCLFLDSHSNNISSASNDKVKGHSSTARNGEDVPGQESEEYLEESNEETSEQEEGWKDWSSLQAVSRADTLLTLPRYEPEHEEDKTAAGGTKTKTKTNKG from the exons ATGGGGTCCTGCTTGTCTTCTGAAAGCAGGAGCCCTCTCCAATCTCCCACATCTGCTGTtgggaggaagaggaagaattCTAAGAAGAGGCCTGGGTCCAGGAATTCTTCCTTTGATTATAGGAAGGAAGAACAACTGCATAGGATCCCGGGGCGCAGGTTCTTGAGTGGCTCCAATGATGTGGCTGCTCTCTTTACACAGCAAGGCAAGAAAGGGCCCAATCAAGATGCAATGATTGTTTGGGAG AATTTCGGTTCAAGAACTGATACTGTTTTTTGTGGAGTCTTTGATGGCCATGGTCCCTATGGTCACATGGTTGCAAAAAGAGTGAGGGATTCTCTTCCCTTGAAATTAAGTGCGATCTGGGAAGTTAATACTAAAGGTGAGGATGTCCTTATAGAGATCAATCTAAATTCGGCTATGAATTCTGAGAGTGCTTCCCTCCTATCCACTGATGAAGTTCCAATGGCATCTATTGATGTTGAAGAAACTCATAAACAACCAGATATCTTTCTGACATTGAAGGATTCATTTTTAAAGGCGTTTAAGATCATGGATAGGGAACTGAGGACCACAAGTATTGATTGTTTCTGCAGTGGGACAACTGCAGTAACTCTTGTGAAACAG GGCCAGGATCTTATAATCGGGAATGTTGGAGACTCTAGAGCTGTAATGGGTACAAGAGATAAAGACAACTCTCTTACTGCTGTGCAGTTGACTGTGGATCTCAAGCCTAGTATTCCGG CTGAAGCCGAGAGGATTCGCAAGTGTAAAGGACGTGTATTTGCTCTTCGTGACGAGCCTGAGATTGCAAGAGTGTGGCTGCCAAATACAGACTCTCCTGGCCTTGCCATGGCACGTGCTTTTGGAGATTTTTGCCTCAAGGATTTTGGTCTCATCTCTGTACCAGAAGTTTCATACAGGCGTTTAACAGAGAGAGATGAATTTATTATCTTGGCAACAGATGGG ATTTGGGATGTGCTTTCAAATGACGAGGTGGTAGAGATTGTGGCTTCAGCGCCTGCACGCTCATCTGCAGCTAAAGTGCTGGTTGAAAGAGCTGTTCGAGCCTGGAGGACCAAATACCCAACTTCCAAAGTCGATGACTGTGCTGTTGTCTGCCTCTTCCTCGATTCACACTCAAACAATATATCTTCTGCCTCCAATGACAAGGTAAAGGGCCACTCTAGCACTGCTCGAAACGGTGAAGATGTCCCTGGACAAGAAAGCGAGGAATATTTAGAAGAGAGCAACGAGGAAACCTCCGAGCAAGAAGAAGGTTGGAAAGACTGGTCTTCCCTTCAAGCGGTGTCTCGTGCAGACACCTTATTAACCTTGCCAAGGTATGAGCCGGAACACGAGGAAGATAAAACCGCAGCAGGAGGGACAAAGACAAAGACGAAAACCAATAAAGGGTAA